GTAGAGGGTCTGGCGGGAGACCCCGCAGCGCTCCGCCGCCGCGGTGCGTGAGTAGCCCTCGCGGAGCAGCCGGCAGAGGGCGGCGCGCACCGCCGGGGTCATCTTCTTGGGGTGCTGGTGTCCCAGGCGACCCCGGCGGCGGGCCTCGTCGCCCACCAGGGACGCCATCACCTCGCCCACCCCGCACCCCTGGTCGGAGGCCAGGGTTCGGAGGAAGTCGGCGAGGTCATGGGGAAGGGCAACCCGCAGTGTCTCCGTCCGAACCGGTTCGGCGATGGTCATCGGCATCTCTCGACTGACCTCCTGCTCCATGCCCGCCAGACCGAATCGTCGCACACCGCACGCCCCTCTTGGAGCGTTTGGGCTGGTTCGCAACTATTATTGACAGTTGTTGACGTCGGCCGTACCCTGCTCTCACCCTGTCGAACGTCACAGCGTCGCTGGGGTTTCGCACCGGGCCCGACTCGCCCGGTCGGATCCGG
Above is a window of Candidatus Dormiibacterota bacterium DNA encoding:
- a CDS encoding helix-turn-helix domain-containing protein gives rise to the protein MTIAEPVRTETLRVALPHDLADFLRTLASDQGCGVGEVMASLVGDEARRRGRLGHQHPKKMTPAVRAALCRLLREGYSRTAAAERCGVSRQTLYYWLRHHDDFAHALEAAEAEEDRVAAGAMLRRARRTTKPRTAA